From the Osmerus eperlanus chromosome 19, fOsmEpe2.1, whole genome shotgun sequence genome, one window contains:
- the zmp:0000001268 gene encoding CYTL1 domain-containing protein, producing MAFSVHILLAMTLAPLVLGYPNPPTCYTKVLQMAREITQRAAEIKNAPETSRCMSHMPDLYIDVHNGCVMSKMRSYISMVEGLRERRCAYTREVRWLGVTTRQLYMIMSQRCHGDLVFTMENCAALE from the exons ATGGCTTTCTCAGTGCACATTCTGCTAGCCATGACCCTGGCTCCCCTGGTCCTGGGCTACCCCAATCCCCCTACATGCTACACCAAGGTGCTTCAGATGGCACGGGAAATCACCCAGCGAGCTGCCGAGATCAAGAATGCTCCGGAAACT AGTCGATGTATGTCGCACATGCCTGACCTCTACATAGACGTCCAT AACGGCTGCGTGATGTCCAAGATGAGGAGCTACATTTCCATGGTGGAGGGCTTGCGTGAGAGGCGCTGTGCTTACACCAGGGAAGTGAGGTGGCTGGGGGTGACCACGCGCCAGCTGTACATGATCATGTCCCAGAGGTGTCACGGG GATCTGGTCTTCACCATGGAGAACTGTGCAGCTTTGGAATGA